The Methylobacterium durans nucleotide sequence TCGTCGCCGACCTGCTGCAGGGCTACGGCATCGAGGTGCACCGGGGCCTGGGCGGCACCGGCGTCGTCGGCGTGCTCAAGGGCCGCTCCGACAACGGCCGCCGCATCGGGCTCAGGGCCGAGCTCGACGCGCTGCCGATCGAGGAGGCGACGAACCTCCCCTACCGCTCGACCGTGCCGGGCAAGATGCACGCCTGCGGGCATGACGGGCACACGACGATGCTCGTCGGCGCCGCCCGCTACCTCGCCGAGACCCGCGACTTCGACGGCACCGCGATCTTCGTCTTCCAGCCGGCAGAGGAGGGCTTGGGGGGCGCCCGCGCCATGATCCGCGACGGCCTGTTCGAGCGCTTCCCCGTCGACGAGATCTACGCGCTGCACAACGCCCCGAACGGCCCGCACGGGCGCCTCAAGACGCGGCCCGGGCCGATCATGGCGGCGGCCGATTTCTTCGACATCCGGATCCAGGGGCGCGGCGCGCACGCGGCCGAGCCGCAGCGCGGCATCGACCCGATCGTGGTGGCGACCGCGCTCGCCCAGGCCATGCAGTCGATCGTCTCGCGCAACGCCGACCCGCTGAAGTCCTGCGTCGTCTCGATCACCCAGATCCACGCGGGCGCGGCCTACAACGTCATCCCCGAATCCGCCCATCTCGCCGGCACGATCCGGACCTTCGACGGCGAGATCCGGGAGATGGCCGGCCTGCGCATCCGCGCGCTGGCGGAGGGCTTCGCCGCGGCCTACGGCGCCGAGATCGCGGTCGAGCTCCGCGACGTCTTCTCGGTCCTCGAGAACAGCGCGGAGCAGGCGGCGGCCGCGGCCGCGGTCGCGACCGAGCTGTTCGGCGCCGAGAACGTCGACGCCGATTGCGTGCCCCGGATGGGCAGCGAGGATTTCGCCGACATGGTGATGGCGGTGCCCGGCGCCTACGCGTGGCTCGGCGGCACGCCGGGGCCGGGCCTGCACAACGCCGCCTTCAACTTCGACGACAGCATCATCCCGCTCGGCAGCGCCTACCTCGCGCGGCTGGTCGAGCGGCGCACCGCCGCCTGACCCCCGAGGACGCCCGCACCCTTCCGCAGGCGCTCCCGCGCCCGCACCCTTCCGCAGGCGCTTCCGGCAGGGCATGACGAGACCATGAGCACCACGATCCACGACTTCACGCCCGAGGCCGCCGACGGCACCCCCCACCCGCTCGCGCGCTACCGCGGCCAGGTCGTGCTCATCGTCAACACGGCCTCGAAATGCGGCTTCACCCCGCAATACGAGGGGCTGGAGGCGCTCTGGCGCCGCCACCGCGAGGCGGGTCTGGCGGTGCTCGCCTTCCCCTGCAACCAGTTCGGCGCGCAGGAGCCCGGCGACGCGGAGGAGATCGCCCGCTTCTGCAGCCTGACCTACGCGGTCAGCTTCCCCGTCCTCGGCAAGGTCGAGGTGAACGGGCCGGGGGCCGACCCGCTCTTCGAGCATCTCAAGGCGGAGCGGCCGGGCCTGCTCGGCACGCGCGGGATCAAGTGGAACTTCACGAAGTTCCTGGTCGGCCGCGACGGCCGCGTGATCGGGCGCTACCCGCCCCAGACCAAGCCAGAGGCGCTGGAGGCGGCGATCGTCGCGGCCCTGGCCGAGAGCGACGGCGTCTTCGGCGAGGGGATCTGACTCAGGCCCGCGCGGCCTGCACGGCCCGGATCTGCGCCTCGGCCGCGCTGCGCGCCTGGATCTCGACGAAGACGCGCCGCACCTTGCGATGGCGCTCCTTCAACGCCCGGTCGAGGCGCTCGACCATGCGCTCGACCTCGCCGGCGCTGAGGCCGTCATCCATGTCGAGGCTGACATTGACCAGGATGTCGTCGGGGCCGAGATGCTGGGTCAGCACCTCGTTGACGTGGTGGACGCCGGGCTCGGCGCGGGCCACCTCCCGGATCGCCGCGACGATCTCGGGGTCGGCCGCCTCGCCGATCAGCAGGCCGTGGGTCTCGATCATCAGGAAGATCGCCATGCCGATCAGGACGAGGCCGATCCCGATCGAGGCCCAGCCGTCGAGGACGGGCAGGTCGAGGGTCTCGGAAAGGATCACGCCCGCGAGCGCGATTACGAGGCCCAGGAGCGCCGCGACGTCCTCGACGAGCACGGTGAACAGGGCCGGGTCCTTGCTGCGGCGGATCGCGGTGATCGGCGGGCGCTCGCCCTTCTCGGCCCAGAACGACCGGATCGCCACGTAGCAGGAATAGCCCTCCGCCAGGACGGCGAAGCCGAGGATCGCGAGGTTCACCCAGAAGCCGGAGACGTGCCGGCCGAACAGGACCGCGTCCTCGACGGGCTCCGGATGGCCGATCTTGTGGATGCCCTCGTAGATCGCGAAGGCGCCGCCGCCGAGGAAGATGAACAGGGCCACGATGAAGGCGTAGAAATAGACCTCGCGCCCGTAGCCGAAGGGGTGGCGGGCGTCTGCCGGCTTCTTCGCGCGCTTGAGTCCGACGAGGAGCAGGATCTGGTTCGCGGTGTCGACGAGGGAGTGCACGCCCTCGGCGAGCATCGCGGAACTGCCCGTGAGAAAGGCGCCGACGAATTTCGCGCCCGCGATGGCGAGGTTGGCCCCTGCCGCCGTGTAGATGGCGCTCGTGCTCTCGTGGGCCATGCGCTCCGCTTCCCTGTCGTCCGGGCCCGCCGCCGGCCAAGCCTCGCTGTTTCGCGTGGAGGCACAACGCCGCGGGGCCGCGCAGGGTTCGGGCGAAACCGGGGCGCCCGTGGACGCGGGGCGGGCCGGCGTGCATCGTGCGCGCCCTCGATCATCCGGAGCCGACATGACGACCGATAGCCCGGCGCCGCGCGCGCCCTACGACCCGGACAACATCTTCGCCCGGATCCTCCGGGGCGAGATCCCGGCCCATAGGGTCTACGAGGACGAGGCCACCCTCGCCTTCATGGACGTGATGCCCCAGGGCGAGGGCCACACGCTGGTGATCCCGAAGGCGCCGGCGCGCGGCCTGCTCGACGCGGACCCCGCCTCTCTCGCCGCACTCATGGCGAGCGTGCAGCGGGTGGCGCGGGCCGTGAAGGCGGCCTTCGCGGCGGACGGGCTGACGATCTTCCAGTACAACGAGCCGGCGGGCGGGCAGACGGTGTTCCACCTGCACGTCCACATCGTGCCCCGCCGGGACGGGGTGCCGCTCAAGCGCCACGAGGGCGGCATGGCCGATCCCGCACTGCTGGCCCAGCACGCCGCGCGCATCCGCGCGGCGCTGGAGGCCGGCGAGGGCTGAGGGCCTATCGCTGCCGGACGAAAGCGGGGCCCGGATCTCAGGCCGCGCTCGCGGGGGTGCCCCCTTGCGCCATCGTGGCGAGCAACCGGCGCAGGGTCGCGTTCTCGGCCTCGAGTTCGCTCACCCGGCGCAGCAGCACCGCGATCGAGGCGTCCTCGGCCGGCGGCGGCGGTGCCGCGGCGGCGGGCTCGGGGCGCGCCGAATCATCAACGAAGGTGATGCCGATCCCGTCCGGGCGGCGCCAGCGCATGTGGGCGCGGTAGGTCCGCTCCTTCTGCGGGATGTACAGGTCGAACATCTCCGGCAGCGTCGTCGTCTCGCTGAGGGCGAGGCGGGCGCCGGCCGGCGACAGGTCGCGCACGAGGCAATCCATGCTCGACGCGTTGTTGTTGAAGATGATGCGCCCCTTGAGGAAGACCCTCTGGCGCGCCTCCTTGCGGTTTTCCGACATCGGTCGGCCTCTAGCGATCCGTCAGCGCCCGCAAGCTCGCATGGCAGCCCTTAAGGAATGTTCGCCGCGATGCGGGACCCGCGCCGGTTTCACGGGCAGGTGAAGCGCCTGTCCACCGTCTGGAACAGGTAGAACCCGTTGAAGCGGATCGCCGTGTCGGCTGCCCGGCCGTCGAAATCGAGGGGGGCGGGGCCGTGGTCGTCGAGCTTGCCGCCGAAGGTCCAGCGGCCGCCGCCGAGGAAGGCGGGCACGGCACAGGCTTCCGGCACCGCGCAGCACAGGCCCTCGACGCTCTTCAGGCGGAACAGGTTGTAGCTTCGCATCGGCTCACCTCCGCTTGGCCGCCGGAGAGCGCGCCGGCCGGTGAATCACCGGCCGATGCGTTCCGGGCTCCTGCAGCGGCACGGACCCCCGCGGGGCCCGGAGGCCGTGAATCGCGGGGTCAGGACCGGGCGGAGGCATACTCGCACAATCCGTCGCGTTTGTGTCGATCAGGTTTCGGGAACGTTGCGGGCGAGCTCGTCGAGCCAGATCGCGGCGCTCGCGTCCGAGGGCGCCCGCCAGTCGCCGCGGGGCGACAGGGCGCCCCCGGCCGAGACCTTCGGCCCGTTCGGCAGGGCCGAGCGCTTGAACTGGCTGAAGCCGAAGAAGCGGCCGAGGAACACGCCGAGCCAGTGCCGGATCTCGGCGAGATCGTAGGCGCCGCGCTTCGCGTCCGGGAAATCCGGCGGCCAGATCCCGGCCGCCCGGTCACCCCAGGCATGCAGCGAGAGGAAGGCGATCTTGGAGGGCCGGAACCCGTAGCGCAGCGTGTAGAACAGGTTGAAATCCTGCAGCGCGTAGGGGCCGATCTTGGCCTCGGTGCTCTGCGGGCCGGCATCGGCCTCCGCCGGCACGAGTTCGGGCGAGATCTCGGTGTCGAGGATCGCCTGGAGGATCCGTCCCACTTCGGCCTCGAACTGACCGGTCCCGATCACCCAGCGGATCAGGTGCTGGATCAGGGTCTTGGGCACGCCCGCGTTGACGCCGTAATGGCTCATCTGGTCGCCGACGCCGTAGGTGCACCAGCCGAGCGCCAGCTCCGAGAGGTCGCCGGTGCCGATCACGATGGCGCCGTTCTGGTTGGCGAGGCGGAACAGGTAATCGGTGCGCAGGCCCGCCTGCACGTTCTCGAAGGTGACGTCGTAGACCGGCTCGCCGCGCCCGTACGGGTGGCCCATGTCGGTGAGCATCTGCCGGGCGGCGGGGCGGATGTCGATCTCGGCCGCCGTGCAGCCGATCGCCTTCATGAGGGCGTGGGCGTTGTCCTTGGTGGCGTCCGAGGTGGCGAAGCCCGGCAGGGTGTAGGCGAGGATGTTGGCGCGCGGCAGGCCGAGCCGGTCGAGGGCCTTGGCCACCACGATGAGGGCGTGCGTCGAATCGAGGCCGCCCGAGACGCCGATCACGACCTTGCTCGTGCCCGTCGCCTCCAGGCGCTTCTGCAGCCCGGCCACCTGGATGTTGTAGGCCTCGTAGCAATCCTGCGCGAGGCGGGCGGGGTCGGCCGGCACGAAGGGGAAGCGCTCGACGGCCCGCATCAGGCCGAGATCGTCCCCCGGCGGCGCGACGCGGAAGGGGACGCGCCGGTATCTGCCCTCGCGGGTGCGGGCATTGTCGTCGAAGCTGCCGGATTGGAGGCGGTCCTGCGCGATCCGCTCCAGGTCGATGTCGGCGAAGGTGGCGAGCGGCCCGGCCGCGAAGCGCTCGCCCTCGGCGAGGCGGACGCCCAGCTCGTCGATGCTGGTCTGGCCGTCCCAGGACAGGTCGGTGGTGGATTCCCCGAGCCCCGCCGCCGCGTAGACGTAGGCGCACAGGCCCCGCATCGAGGCGGCCCGCGAGAGGAGTTCGCGGGCATCGGCCCGGCCGACCGTGATCGGGCTGCCGGAGGGATTGGCGAGCACGCTGGCGCCCGCGAGCGCCGCCCGCATCCCCGGCCCCTCCGGCACCCAGAGATCCTCGCAGATCTCGATGCCGACGCTGAGGCCCGGCAGATCCTCGGCCTCGAAGAGGAGGTCGGTGCCGAAGGGCGCCTCGATGCCGCCGACGCGGATCGTCTCGCCCGCGATGCTCGCGCCGGAGGCGAAGTGGCGCTTCTCGTAGAATTCCCGGTAATTCGGCAGGTAGCATTTCGGCACGATGCCGAGGAGCCGGCCGCCCTGGATCGCGAGGGCGGTGTTGTAGATCCGGCTGCGCCAGCGCAGGGGCGCGCCGACGATCAGGAGCGGGCGGAGCGCTCCCGAGGCCGCGACGAGTTCGGCCGCGGCCGCCTCGACCGCGTCGAGGAGCGTGTCCTGCAGGAACAGGTCCTCGATCGCGTAGGCCGAGAGCGCGAGTTCGGGAAAGACGGCGAGCACCGCGCCCTTCGCGTGGGCTTGGCCCGCGAGGCTCAGGATCTCCTGCGCGTTGCGGGCGGGCTCGGCCGGATGGCTGCGGCCGGTGCAGGCCGCGACCCGGGCGAGGCCGTGGCGATAGAGCGAGCGGAAGTTCGGGGCGACGGGCTCGGACACGGGAACGCGGACCTCACGCGGCGGAAACGCAGCCTCTCAAGGGTAGGGCGCGCGAGCGCGCGCCTCCAGGGGCGCCGGCCCTTGTAGCGCGCGGGTCCCCTCTCCCGAACGGGAGAGGTGGGGTGGTTAGAGGGTCACGCGGCGCTCGATGGCCGCCAGGATCGTCTCGCGCACGCCGTCGAGGTTTCGCAGCACGTCCGCATTGGTGACGCGCAGCACCTCGAAGCCGCAGCGGGCGAGCGCGGCGCTGCGCTCGGCATCTCGGCGCTGCTCGGCCGGCCGCCCGTGCGTGGCCCCGTCGACCTCGACCACCAGCCCGGCCTCGACGCAGGCCAGATCCGCCACGAACCCGTCGATCGGCCATTGCCGGCGGAACTTGTACCCGTTGAGCCCGCGGCCCCGCAGCACCCGCCACAGCGTGGCCTCGGCGGCGGTCTGGTGCCGCCGCAGGGCGCGCGCCCGCTCGGTCGACTGGTTCATGGGACGAGGGGGTGGGGGCTGATTCGGTCTCGCCATTGGAGCACGGACCGGCACGCCGCGCCCCCTCTCCCGTTCGGGAGAGGGTCGGGGTGAGGGGGGCGAGGTCTCCGGAGAGGTCGCATCCCTCACCCGGTCGGCTCGCGCCGACTCGACCTCTCCCGAACGGGAGAGGTGGGGGTCAGAACAGGCTGCCCTGGCGCGTAGCGGTCGCCTCGGCGGCGGGCTCCGGGCGGGCGGCCTTCGGGCGGCGGGCGGAGCGCCGGGGCGTCGGCGCGTCCTCGCCCTCCCCGTCCGCCCGCACGCCGGCCGTGCCGTCCGCGAAGGTAAGGCTCAGGCGCTCGCCGGGGCGCACCGAGCCGGCCGCTCGCACGCTGGCGCCGGTCTCGTCCCGCACCAGGGCGTAGCCGCGGGCGAGCACCGCCTTGTAGCTCAGCGACCCGAGCAGGCGGTCGAGGCCGGCCAGCGCGTCGGCCCGGCGGGCGATGTGGTGGGCGATGGCGGTGCGGGGCCGGTGGTCGATCGCGGCGAGCCGCGCCCGGGCGCGGGCGATCCCGAGTTCCGGCGGGTGGCGGGCGAGGCGCTCCAGCACGCGGCCGAGCCGCTCGCGGAAGGTGCGGGCGTTGCCCGCGAGCGCCGGCCGCAGGCGGGCCTCGGCGAGGTCGAGGCGCTGGCGCTTGCCCGCCAGGAAGGCGTCGGCGCCGGGCATGGCCCGCACGCTCGCGCGCAGGTCGCCGCGGTCCCGGTCGAGCTTGCGCAGGATCGCCCCCCGCTGGCGGCGGCCGAGATCGTCGATCTGCGCCATCAGTTCGACGCGCACCGGCACCGCCATCTCGGCCGCGCCGGTCGGCGTCGGGGCGCGGCGGTCGGCGGCGTAGTCGATCAGCGTCGTGTCGGTCTCGTGGCCCACCGCCGAGATCAGGGGGATCGCGCTCTCGAAGGCGGCGCGGACCACGATCTCCTCGTTGAAGGCCCAGAGATCCTCGATCGAGCCGCCGCCGCGGGCGACGATCAGCACGTCCGGCCGCGGGATCGGGCCGCCGGGGGCAAGCGCGTTGAAGCCGCGGATGGCGGCCGCCACCTCCTCGGCCGCCCCCTCCCCCTGCACCCGCACGGGCCAGACCAGGACCGGCCGGGGAAAGCGGTCCTCCAGCCGGTGCAGGATGTCGCGGATGACGGCGCCGGTCGGCGAGGTGATCACGCCGACGACGCGCGGCAGATAGGGGATCGGGCGCTTATGCTCGGGGGCGAACAGCCCCTCCGCCGCGAGCACCCGCTTGCGCTCCTCCAAGAGCGCCATCCAGGCGCCGATGCCGGCGGGCTCCAGGCTCTCGATCACGATCTGGTAGGAGGACTTGCCCGGGAAGGTCGTGATCTTGCCGGTGGCGACGACCTCCAGCCCCTCCTTCGGCTTCTGCCGGAGGCGGTTGAGCGTGCCCTTCCAGACGACGGCGTCGATCTTGGCGTTGCCGTCCTTCAGCGAGAAATAGGCGTGGCCCGAGCCGTGCGGCCCGCGATAGCCCGAGATCTCGCCGCGCAGGCGCACGTGGCCGAAGGCGTCCTCCAGCGTCCGGCGCAGCGCCGCGGCGAGGTCGCCGACGCTCCACTCGGTCTCGTTCGTCGCCGCGGCCTGGCTCGGGCTCGGCTGCGGCTGCGTCAGGGCGGCGAGGATGGACATGGGGCCGGAGGCTAGCGCCGGGCGCGGCCCCGGTCGAGGGCGCCGGGGCCACTCTGGGCCGCTGCCCGCGATTCACCAGAGGGAAAACTCGGTGGCGAAGTCCGTGGTCTTGAGGCGCCGGCAGGTCTCGGGCTCGGCGCCGCAATCGGCCTGCGGGCTGAGGGACAGGCGCCCGCCCTCCCCGGCCCGGAAGCGCAAGCGAACCGGCGGCTCGTCGGCCTTCGCGTAGGCGAGGCTCACCTCGACGCGCAGGAAATCGAACCGGGTCCGGTCGGCGTAGAGGATGAGGTCGCGGGAAACGGCCTCGCCCGGGTTGAGGTCGGAGGGCTCGGCCGGCCCCTCCGTCGCGCCCTCGAACAGCGTGCCCTGCCGCAGGATCACGGCACCGGGCTCGGTGAGCGCGTAGTCGCGCGCTGCCCCGACGCTCGCCGCGCCGTGGAGGCTTCCCGCGAAGGCGTCGGCCCGGGCGGGATCGGCCCCGAAGCGGGCGCTGATCCCGACGACGTTGTAGGTCAGGCCGAGGACGCGCACGCCGGTCTTGCCCACATTGGTGCGGGTGAGGGTCGAGCGGATCGCGACCCGGTCGCCGCGCTCGCCCGCCCGCACGAGGTCGGTCTTCACCGAGACGGCGGGCGGCTCCAGCCCCGGCTTGATCCGCGCCTCGTAGATGAAGGTGTAGACCGCCCAGGCGCCGGCCGCGACGATGGCGAGCGTCTGGGTCAGGCTCGCGGCCCGCTCCACCGTGAAGCGCGCTCTCCCGCCCTCGTCCGTCATCCGGCCTCCCCGCGTCCCCTCCCCGCCAGAACCGCGGGCGGCGGGCGCCGTTCCCGTGCAGGGCCGCGTGAGCGCGTCGGATTCTCCTTTCCTCCGGGCCGGTTTTTGAGGAAAACCCCGTGGCCATGAACATCCTTCTGATCGGTTCGGGCGGGCGCGAGCACGCGCTGGCCTACGCCCTCGCCAAGAGCCCCCTCTGCACCCGCCTGTTCACCGCGCCCGGGAATCCGGGCACGGCCGAGCACGGCGAGAACCGCCCCGACCTGCCCGTCTCGGACCACGCGGCGGTCCGCGCCTTCTGCGAGGCCGAGGCGGTCGGCCTCGTGGTGGTGGGGCCCGAGGCGCCCCTCGTCGCGGGCCTCGTCGACGACCTGACCGCCGCCGGGATCCGCGCCTTCGGGCCGACGCGGGCCGCCGCCCAGCTCGAGGGCTCGAAGGGCTTCACCAAGGATCTCTGCGCCGCCTACGCCATCCCGACCGCGGCCTTCGCGCGCTTCTCCGCGCTCGAGCCGGCGCTGGAATACCTGCGCGAGACCGGCGCGCCGATCGTCGTGAAGGCGGACGGGCTCGCCGCCGGCAAGGGCGTCACGGTCGCCGAGACGCTGGAGCAGGCGGAAGGGGCGGTGCGCGCGCTCCTCGCCGAGCCCGGCGCCGAGATCGTGATCGAGGAATGCCTCGTCGGCGAGGAGGCAAGCTTCTTCGCCCTCTGCGACGGCACCCGCGCGATCCCCGTCGGCACGGCCCAGGACCACAAGCGCGTCTTCGACGGCGACCGGGGCCCGAACACGGGCGGCATGGGCGCCTACTCGCCCGCCTCCATCGTGACGCCGGAGATCGAGCGCGCCGTGATGGAGGGGATCATCGCGCCGACGCTCCGGGGCATGCGCGAGCGGGGCATGCCCTTCACCGGCATCCTCTATGCCGGGCTGATGCTGACCGCGGACGGGCCCAAGCTCATCGAGTACAACACCCGCTTCGGCGACCCCGAGGCGCAGGTGCTGATGCCGCGCCTCGCCTCGGACCTCGTCCCCGCCCTGCTCTCGGCCTGCGACGGCGACCTCTCCGGCGTCGCCCTCGAATTCGACCCGCACCGGGCGGCGCTCACCGTGGTGATGGCGGCGGCGGGCTATCCGGGCACGGTGGTGCGGGGCTCCGAGATCCGCGGCGTGGCGGAGGCCGCGGCGAGCGACGCCACCTTCGTGTTCCAGGCCGGCACCCGCGCCGAGGGCGGGCGGCTCCTCGCCGATGGCGGGCGCGTGCTCGCGGTCACGGCACTCGGCGACAGCGTGATGGAGGCGCAGGCCCGCGCCTACGCCGCCATCACCCGGATCGACTGGCCCGAGGGCTTCTGCCGCCGCGACATCGGCCGCCGCGCCGTGGCGCGCGAGGTCGCGGGCGAGGGGATCTGACCGGCCCCGGACGCGGCGCCCGGGGCGTGGCATCCGGGGCGCACCCCGCCGGGAAAGTGCGGCCGGTTACCCCGCGTTCACCCTGTTCCGGTTGAATCGTGGCCGGCCTCCCCGCCAGAACGGGGCGAGCCCTAGCCGAACCACGAAAGCCCGGTCGATGACGCACGCGCTGGCCCAACTCCTCCTCATGGTCGCCTCCGTCATGGGCGGCATCCTGTTCCTCGACGCGGTCGACGCGCCCGCCCGCCGGGCCGCCAAGCGGCTCGCCGGCGTGGCGAAGGGCTTCCAGGACAAGTAGGCGGCTCAGGCGGCCTCCGCGGCCCGCCCGCGCAGGGCCGCCAGCATCTCGGCGACCTCGCCGGCCGGGCGCGGCGGGCTGAACAGGAAGCCCTGGATCTCGTCGCACCCCTCCGCCCGCACCGCGGCGAGCTGGTCGGCCGTCTCGATCCCCTCCACCACCGTGGTGATGCCGAGGTTGGCGCCGAGCCCGACCAGCGCCCGGATGATCGGCCCCGATTCCGCGAGGTGGCCCGCCTCGCGCACGAAGGAGCGGTCGATCTTGATCTTGTCGAAGGGGAAGCGGCGCAGGTAGCTCAGGCTCGAATAGCCGGTCCCGAAATCGTCCATCGAGATCCGGATGCCGGTGCGGCGCAGCAGGTGCAGGGTCTCCAGGTTCGCCTCGGTGTCGTCGAGGAGGACGCTCTCGGTGATCTCCAGCTCCAGCCGCTCCGGCCTCAGGCCGCTGGCGGCCAGCGCCAGCAGCACGGTCTGGGCGAAGGCGCGGTGGCGCAGCTGCACCGCGGAGACGTTGACGGCGAGGCTGATCTCGGCCGGCCAGGCGGCGGCGTCGCGGGTCGCCTGGTTCAGCACCCACGCGCCGAGGGGCACGATCAGCCCGGTCTCCTCCGCGACGGGGATGAAGGTCGCCGGGCTGATCAGGCCGTGCTCCGGGTGGCGCCAGCGCATCAGCGCCTCGAGGGTGGTGACGGAGCCGCTGCCGGCCTCGACCAGCGGCTGGTAGTGCAATTCGAAGGCGCCGGTGCCCACGGCCGCGCGCAGATCCCGTTCCAGGGCGCGGCGCGCCTCCGCCGTCTCGTCCATCGCGGCCTCGAACAGGCAGGCCTGGCCCCGCCCGCCGCCCTTGGCGTGGTAGAGGGCGGTGTCGGCGTTGCCCAAGAGCCGCTCGACGTCGTCCGTCCCGGCGCCGGCCATGGCGATGCCGACGCTCATGCCGATCTCGACCGCGTAGATCCCGAGTTCGTAGGGGGCGCTCACCACCGCGATCAGCCGCTCGGCGAGCGTCAGGGCGCCGCCCTCGTCGGCGACCCGGTGCAGCACGGCGAACTCGTCGCCGCCGAGACGGGCCACGAGGTCGCCGCCGCGGACATGGGCGCGCAGGCGGTCCGCCACCGCGCGCAGGAGCCCGTCGCCGACCGCGTGGCCGTGGGTGTCGTTGACCGCCTTGAACCGGTCGAGGTCGAGGCAGAGCAGGGCGAGGCGCTGGCCCTCGTCCACCCGCCCATTCCCCATCAGGCCGATCCCGTGCTCGCGCAGGGCGGTGCGGTTCGGCAGGTCGGTCAGGGCGTCGTGGCGGGCCATGTGGGCGATGCGCGCCTCGTTGCGGCGGCGCTCGGTGATGTCCTCGAAGGTGGAGACCCAGCCGCCGCCCTCGATCAGGCGGTAGCAGACGGCGAGGATGCGCCCGTCCGCGAGTTCCCGGTGGGTCGGCCCGGCCTCGTCGGCGATGAGCGCCAGACGGGTGCCCTCGCACAGGCTGTCGACGGTGATCTCCCGCCGGTACCAGCCCTGCGCCACCAGGAGTTCGCAGAGCTCGCGCTGGCTCATGCCGAAGCGCACCGCCTCCGGCGGCAGGCCGAAGATCTCGCGGTAGCGGTGATTGCAGACGACGAGGCGCGACGCGGCGTCGAACATGCACAGGCCCTGCACCATGTTGCTGAGCGCCGCCTCGAAGAGGCGGTTCTGCTCGGCGAGGCGCAGGTTCGAGCTCTTCAGGTCGGCGAGCGCCGTCGAGAGGGCGGAGCGCGCCGCCTGCTCGCGGCTCACGTCGGTGCCGACGCCGCGATAGCCCTCGAAGGCGCCGCCGCGCCCGAAGCGGGGCTCCCCGCTGACGCGCAGCCAGCGCGTGCCGCCGTCCGGATGGGAATAGGGGTAGTCGAAATCGCGAAACCCCTCGCGCCGCGCCATCGCCTCGCGGTAAGGCTTCCAGTGGGCCTCGTCCCCGCCGTTGACCGCGATCGCGAGGCGGGAGCGGCCCATCAGATCGGCGACGTCCCGTCCGAGGAAGCGGCCGATGCCGGGGCTCAGGTAGGTGAAGCAACCGTCCGCGCCGGTCTCCCAGAACCAGTCCGAGGCGACCTGCGCGAAATCTTCCAGGAGCTGTGCGGGCATCGGACCACCGTCGCGGTACGCGCTCATCTTCCCGGGCATGTCTTAAGAATTGTTCTCGGCCGAATTCTGCGCAGGCTGCACAATATTCGGGCTTGTTGCGTCGAGCGAATGCACGAATGGGAGCCGGAATGCTCCGGGCGGGTTGGTTCCGGCACCCGCGAAAAGGCTCAGGGAGGCGTGTCATGGACGAAGATGTCGGTGGGGATCTGTTCCCGGGCTTCGAGGCTCTCTGGATCGAGGGGCCGGGCGGGCGCGCCTTCGCGCGGGCCGGCGGCCCGGCGGAGGCGCCGCCCCTCCTCCTGCTGCACGGCTTCCCGCAGACGCACGCGATGTGGCACCGCCTCGCCCCCGACCTCGCCCGCGACCACCGGGTGATCTGCCTCGACCTCAAGGGCTACGGCTGGTCGGCGGCGCCCGCGGGCGGGCCGGATCACGTGGCCTATGCCAAGCGCACCCTCGGGCGCGAGATCGTGGCCCTGATGGAGAAGATCGGCCACGTCCATTTCGCGCTCTGCGGGCACGACCGGGGCGCCCGCGTCGCCTACCGGCTCGCCCTCGACGAGCCCGGCCGGGTCGCCCGCCTCGCTCTCCTCGACATCGTGCCGAC carries:
- the xseA gene encoding exodeoxyribonuclease VII large subunit; translation: MSILAALTQPQPSPSQAAATNETEWSVGDLAAALRRTLEDAFGHVRLRGEISGYRGPHGSGHAYFSLKDGNAKIDAVVWKGTLNRLRQKPKEGLEVVATGKITTFPGKSSYQIVIESLEPAGIGAWMALLEERKRVLAAEGLFAPEHKRPIPYLPRVVGVITSPTGAVIRDILHRLEDRFPRPVLVWPVRVQGEGAAEEVAAAIRGFNALAPGGPIPRPDVLIVARGGGSIEDLWAFNEEIVVRAAFESAIPLISAVGHETDTTLIDYAADRRAPTPTGAAEMAVPVRVELMAQIDDLGRRQRGAILRKLDRDRGDLRASVRAMPGADAFLAGKRQRLDLAEARLRPALAGNARTFRERLGRVLERLARHPPELGIARARARLAAIDHRPRTAIAHHIARRADALAGLDRLLGSLSYKAVLARGYALVRDETGASVRAAGSVRPGERLSLTFADGTAGVRADGEGEDAPTPRRSARRPKAARPEPAAEATATRQGSLF
- the purD gene encoding phosphoribosylamine--glycine ligase; translated protein: MNILLIGSGGREHALAYALAKSPLCTRLFTAPGNPGTAEHGENRPDLPVSDHAAVRAFCEAEAVGLVVVGPEAPLVAGLVDDLTAAGIRAFGPTRAAAQLEGSKGFTKDLCAAYAIPTAAFARFSALEPALEYLRETGAPIVVKADGLAAGKGVTVAETLEQAEGAVRALLAEPGAEIVIEECLVGEEASFFALCDGTRAIPVGTAQDHKRVFDGDRGPNTGGMGAYSPASIVTPEIERAVMEGIIAPTLRGMRERGMPFTGILYAGLMLTADGPKLIEYNTRFGDPEAQVLMPRLASDLVPALLSACDGDLSGVALEFDPHRAALTVVMAAAGYPGTVVRGSEIRGVAEAAASDATFVFQAGTRAEGGRLLADGGRVLAVTALGDSVMEAQARAYAAITRIDWPEGFCRRDIGRRAVAREVAGEGI
- a CDS encoding putative bifunctional diguanylate cyclase/phosphodiesterase, whose product is MSAYRDGGPMPAQLLEDFAQVASDWFWETGADGCFTYLSPGIGRFLGRDVADLMGRSRLAIAVNGGDEAHWKPYREAMARREGFRDFDYPYSHPDGGTRWLRVSGEPRFGRGGAFEGYRGVGTDVSREQAARSALSTALADLKSSNLRLAEQNRLFEAALSNMVQGLCMFDAASRLVVCNHRYREIFGLPPEAVRFGMSQRELCELLVAQGWYRREITVDSLCEGTRLALIADEAGPTHRELADGRILAVCYRLIEGGGWVSTFEDITERRRNEARIAHMARHDALTDLPNRTALREHGIGLMGNGRVDEGQRLALLCLDLDRFKAVNDTHGHAVGDGLLRAVADRLRAHVRGGDLVARLGGDEFAVLHRVADEGGALTLAERLIAVVSAPYELGIYAVEIGMSVGIAMAGAGTDDVERLLGNADTALYHAKGGGRGQACLFEAAMDETAEARRALERDLRAAVGTGAFELHYQPLVEAGSGSVTTLEALMRWRHPEHGLISPATFIPVAEETGLIVPLGAWVLNQATRDAAAWPAEISLAVNVSAVQLRHRAFAQTVLLALAASGLRPERLELEITESVLLDDTEANLETLHLLRRTGIRISMDDFGTGYSSLSYLRRFPFDKIKIDRSFVREAGHLAESGPIIRALVGLGANLGITTVVEGIETADQLAAVRAEGCDEIQGFLFSPPRPAGEVAEMLAALRGRAAEAA